Proteins from one Panicum virgatum strain AP13 chromosome 7K, P.virgatum_v5, whole genome shotgun sequence genomic window:
- the LOC120642524 gene encoding uncharacterized protein LOC120642524 isoform X3, producing MSYFQATVHKPHGMLTAYRPVAGLGRTHELLGRHSMCPHSIGSCKLQQQLYPRLVLVSACYKRLGPVYASSGKENPVNDPFSMESLNKAMAQAKRPKSLQNLLREQMDKIRGQGSGGNGGNKNRFGGSGGGSDGQEDDSFKDSLYEMIQILIATIAFILVYVHIIRGEELYRLARDYTRYLVTGKRTARLKRAMLNWRDFSERITKKDSTQEEDYYGRSVSSESTWWQQPKQLVRRLEELCRGYLRPHAQES from the exons ATGAGCTATTTCCAAGCTACAGTGCACAAACCTCATGGCATGCTTACTGCATACAGGCCAGTAGCTGGTCTTGGAAGGACCCACGAGCTGCTTGGTAGACATTCTATGTGCCCACATTCGATCGGATCTTGCAAACTGCAACAGCAACTGTATCCAAGGCTTGTTCTTGTTTCTGCTTGCTATAAAAGGCTTGGTCCTGTATATGCCTCTAGTGGAAAAGAGAATCCTGTCAATGAC CCTTTCTCAATGGAATCTTTGAACAAAGCTATGGCTCAAGCAAAAAGACCAAAGTCCTTGCAAAACTTGTTGAGAGAGCAGATGGATAAGATTCGAGGACAGGGATCTGGTGGAAATGGAGGAAACAAAAACCGATTTggaggtagtggtggtggttctgatggccaagaggatGACTCTTTCAAAGATTCGTTATATGAGATGATCCAGATTTTGATAGCAACTATTGCCTTCATACTTGTG TATGTCCACATAATCAGAGGGGAGGAGTTGTACCGCCTTGCTAGGGACTACACCAGGTATCTAGTGACTGGTAAGAGGACAGCTCGACTGAAACGTGCCATGCTGAACTGGCGTGATTTCTCCGAGCGCATCACCAAGAAGGATAGCACACAGGAAGAAGACTACTACGGAAGATCAGTCTCTTCTGAATCCACATGGTGGCAGCAGCCCAAACAGCTTGTTCGTCGTTTGGAGGAGCTCTGCAGAGGCTATTTGCGCCCTCACGCCCAGGAGTCATAG
- the LOC120642524 gene encoding uncharacterized protein LOC120642524 isoform X1: MSYFQATVHKPHGMLTAYRPVAGLGRTHELLGRHSMCPHSIGSCKLQQQLYPRLVLVSACYKRLGPVYASSGKENPVNDSILAVTMLSNEWCCKTSMPVGHKAHIFCWLLVVPFSMESLNKAMAQAKRPKSLQNLLREQMDKIRGQGSGGNGGNKNRFGGSGGGSDGQEDDSFKDSLYEMIQILIATIAFILVYVHIIRGEELYRLARDYTRYLVTGKRTARLKRAMLNWRDFSERITKKDSTQEEDYYGRSVSSESTWWQQPKQLVRRLEELCRGYLRPHAQES; the protein is encoded by the exons ATGAGCTATTTCCAAGCTACAGTGCACAAACCTCATGGCATGCTTACTGCATACAGGCCAGTAGCTGGTCTTGGAAGGACCCACGAGCTGCTTGGTAGACATTCTATGTGCCCACATTCGATCGGATCTTGCAAACTGCAACAGCAACTGTATCCAAGGCTTGTTCTTGTTTCTGCTTGCTATAAAAGGCTTGGTCCTGTATATGCCTCTAGTGGAAAAGAGAATCCTGTCAATGAC TCCATACTTGCCGTAACAATGTTATCAAATGAATGGTGTTGTAAAACTTCAATGCCTGTTGGTCATAAGGCACATATTTTCTGTTGGCTTCTCGTTGTG CCTTTCTCAATGGAATCTTTGAACAAAGCTATGGCTCAAGCAAAAAGACCAAAGTCCTTGCAAAACTTGTTGAGAGAGCAGATGGATAAGATTCGAGGACAGGGATCTGGTGGAAATGGAGGAAACAAAAACCGATTTggaggtagtggtggtggttctgatggccaagaggatGACTCTTTCAAAGATTCGTTATATGAGATGATCCAGATTTTGATAGCAACTATTGCCTTCATACTTGTG TATGTCCACATAATCAGAGGGGAGGAGTTGTACCGCCTTGCTAGGGACTACACCAGGTATCTAGTGACTGGTAAGAGGACAGCTCGACTGAAACGTGCCATGCTGAACTGGCGTGATTTCTCCGAGCGCATCACCAAGAAGGATAGCACACAGGAAGAAGACTACTACGGAAGATCAGTCTCTTCTGAATCCACATGGTGGCAGCAGCCCAAACAGCTTGTTCGTCGTTTGGAGGAGCTCTGCAGAGGCTATTTGCGCCCTCACGCCCAGGAGTCATAG
- the LOC120642524 gene encoding uncharacterized protein LOC120642524 isoform X2, whose amino-acid sequence MSYFQATVHKPHGMLTAYRPVAGLGRTHELLGRHSMCPHSIGSCKLQQQLYPRLVLVSACYKRLGPVYASSGKENPVNDSILAVTMLSNEWCCKTSMPVGHKPFSMESLNKAMAQAKRPKSLQNLLREQMDKIRGQGSGGNGGNKNRFGGSGGGSDGQEDDSFKDSLYEMIQILIATIAFILVYVHIIRGEELYRLARDYTRYLVTGKRTARLKRAMLNWRDFSERITKKDSTQEEDYYGRSVSSESTWWQQPKQLVRRLEELCRGYLRPHAQES is encoded by the exons ATGAGCTATTTCCAAGCTACAGTGCACAAACCTCATGGCATGCTTACTGCATACAGGCCAGTAGCTGGTCTTGGAAGGACCCACGAGCTGCTTGGTAGACATTCTATGTGCCCACATTCGATCGGATCTTGCAAACTGCAACAGCAACTGTATCCAAGGCTTGTTCTTGTTTCTGCTTGCTATAAAAGGCTTGGTCCTGTATATGCCTCTAGTGGAAAAGAGAATCCTGTCAATGAC TCCATACTTGCCGTAACAATGTTATCAAATGAATGGTGTTGTAAAACTTCAATGCCTGTTGGTCATAAG CCTTTCTCAATGGAATCTTTGAACAAAGCTATGGCTCAAGCAAAAAGACCAAAGTCCTTGCAAAACTTGTTGAGAGAGCAGATGGATAAGATTCGAGGACAGGGATCTGGTGGAAATGGAGGAAACAAAAACCGATTTggaggtagtggtggtggttctgatggccaagaggatGACTCTTTCAAAGATTCGTTATATGAGATGATCCAGATTTTGATAGCAACTATTGCCTTCATACTTGTG TATGTCCACATAATCAGAGGGGAGGAGTTGTACCGCCTTGCTAGGGACTACACCAGGTATCTAGTGACTGGTAAGAGGACAGCTCGACTGAAACGTGCCATGCTGAACTGGCGTGATTTCTCCGAGCGCATCACCAAGAAGGATAGCACACAGGAAGAAGACTACTACGGAAGATCAGTCTCTTCTGAATCCACATGGTGGCAGCAGCCCAAACAGCTTGTTCGTCGTTTGGAGGAGCTCTGCAGAGGCTATTTGCGCCCTCACGCCCAGGAGTCATAG